The DNA segment CACAGTGGATATGATTTCGGATATTTGTTGAAAGTGTTAACATGTCAGAATCTGCCTGATACACAATCTGGATTTTTTAGTTTGATTAATATGTATTTTCCCACCATTTTCGATATTAAACATCTGATGAAGTTCTGCAACAGTCTTCATGGTGGGTTGAATAAGTTAGCTGAGTTATTGGAAGTCGAAAGGATTGGTGTTTGTCATCAAGCGGGTTCGGATAGTCTGCTTACTGCGTGTACTTTCAGGAAGTTGAAGGATAATTTCTTCAGCGGCTCGTTGGAGAAGTATGCTGGTGTCTTGTATGGTTTAGGTGTCGATAATTGACGACAATGGTAGAGGAAATAAGCAACGATTTGTTAAAAAAGATATCGATATGTTGGTTTTGTTTGTTCTTGTTTGCGATATATTCATGGTTTACATTTTTTTATGATTTATAATAAAAAGATGCAGCTGGTATTTGATGTCTATTGGTTTTGTTGGATAAACGAGTTGAGTTAGCTTGTTGGGATTGGTTGTTTGTGAGGGATGTCGAAAGGACTCATAACACTACTTCATAAATTTAAGGATTCGAGTTAAAAACTAACCCCAAAATAGTTGTTACCGGAGCCCTTCGGTTTCAACTATCTTTAACCTGTGTTGTGTTTGATCTGCTGTTCTGCTTGTAAGTTTCTTACAAAGGAAATTTTATGACTATTCTTTCATTgacttagggcatgtttggctaagcttcttgaaaacaacttattgacttattgtcTTTTTGGAAAAGTCACTTTTCCTCTCACATACAACCTGgttgccaaacatcattttagagcttatgactttttaaaaagccaataagtcaataagttgtttcaaaaagcttagccaaacatgcccttaaaaAGATTAATTGGTTTCGCACCTCGCTTTTTAATGCATCTTTTATTCTTTATTAGTAAAATAATAAAATCATCCCTGATGGTCAGGGCCGGCGCATGTGTGTAATTAGGTGAAAGTGTGAAACAATGGCCAGTGCCACTAGGGCGGCAATTCTTGACACAACCCGTTAACCGGACCTGAATTCGACACGAAAAACACAGGTTTGGGTCGACTaacatgacccgtttaaaaatacGGGTCGGGTTCAGGTTGACCCACATTAAAAACGGGTTGAGTACAGGTTGACCCATTAACCCGTTTAACTATTTAGAAATGttgtttatattttttatttttgtttttttttcgatttttatttTACATAGTTATaataatgttagttttgacatattatattatttatttgtcaCACTCATACTCATCATTAAACTTGTTATCGATAACCCGCTAAACTCATCAACTCGTTTATAAATCGTCAACTACTTGTATGACTCATTTAAAAATATGGATTAAACGGGTCAGGTTGAGGTTGACCCTATGGGTcgggttagggttgaaatcttCAGGTTAAACATCAACTCGACACGATTGACACCCCTAAATGCCACTAAATTAATAAGGCCTCCATTTAAGAAAAAAGAATACACAATATAAATAGTAACTATGAAAAATTTGATTACTAAAGGGTTTTTGTTTCATGCTGCTAAAATCTTTTATTTGTAAAGCATAAATATttgatattttttaataaaatttgacAGCAAGTTTCATTCCACTTGTTTGTAGTTGGTTTCTATTTCTCATCCGACagaaatatatttaatttaataccAAATTATTTGTCTACTAATAAACTAAGAATAAATTTTCATGTTTTCTTGTTAATAAATAGAAGTACCATTTAAGTCAAAATATTAAGTAACATGGTTTTTATTAACAAGAGAACTATTCATTTATGTTGCAATTATATAAGTTTCTTCTTAATAATTTTTATGTCAAATAGAAATCAATATTACTAACTCAATACAAATGAAAAAACCCCTGATTTTTACTTCGCTTAGCGCCATCAAAAAGGTTTAAACGGTCCTGATGGTTGTCAAGTTTGCTTGTgacaaaaaaaaatcatatgaACACGTGACGTTTTGATTTTGTTGTCATTTCATCCAAATCACAAACCCAGTTAAAATGTATTGTTACTTAGGGGGCTTTTTGGACATTTTACCcatctatttttatgttttctagtttttcaactttaaataaaaacaataaaattatttataatatatgcatacacacacacacattctcTTTCTTCTCTCCACCGTTCACCACAAATCGAACCACCAGAACCACTACCATTTACCCCACTCAAAAAACCCTAGCCGCAACAACCAACAATGTCCCCACCATCCACGGTCGCAAATTGCCACTACCATTATGCCTAGGGAGGAGCATTTGTTACCGGTACCCACTTTcccgtttttcggtaccggtcACCCTTACACACGAAATTCCACTCTCCTCTGTCTCGCTCAAGTGAATTGGTTTCGAGAGCATTCCGCCATTTTTTACGAGTAAAGCACcagtaaataccggtaccgaatccgtatattcggtaccggtacccacttttcccGTATTTCAGTACCGAAcgggtaccgtgctcatccctaaTTATGCTACCAACTTACACCCAAATTCGAAACCACACCACTCCTCACCATCCACCGGCTACCACCAACCAAAAACCCTAACCATCGCCACCTAAGAAAACTACCACTACCACCGTCATTCCCATCAGCAACCACCGTTAACAACCACCCAAGCCCTAAATGCATTGTCATCACACCTACCTTCTCGTAAATCGACTAAACCATCTTCAACCTCAAATGTGTGACTAGGGCTGTAAATAAACCGAACAAGGCCtagttcgtgttcgttcattaggGAATGAACGGTTCATGAACGCTTAACGAATGagatttcttgttcatgttcgttcattaaggaaataaaCATGTTAATGAACACTTACAATGTAAATGAACGCAAACAAATGTTTATGAGCATAAATGAATACAAACGaatgttatatatttattttaaaataaaaatatgtattttttttatcagAAAAAATCCACCAAAAATAAATAGGTACTTAACAAAATTATCCGAACATAGTCTCCATAATCATTATAAACATAATTAACACAAAACTTATGAAGTTTGTCAAGTTTTAACACAAACTGAAATTAAAATGGTCAAATGAAGGATGTTAGTGGTTGCGTAAGATATAATTGTGGTTTCGTGTTTTTAAGAACTAAAACCAATAAAATTCAATATAACCATATAAAACCTTTAAACGAATGGACACAAATAAACACATTatcgaacgttcatgaacataaacaaacgaacgcAACCTCTATCCATGTTCGGTTTTTAACTTATTGAAaggaatttcttgttcatgtttgttcatttatttaacaaacaaacataaacgaacggttcacgaaccgTTCGTTGAACTTTCGGTTTGTTTACAACCGTTCGGCTAATTCTTTACCTCCTGTTTCAAAATCGACCGTCTACCGCCTCAATTGAAGCCGCGATCTTCTTTGATTTTTTTGTGTAGTAATAATAAAAAGTCAGCTGAGTGGTGGAAGTTTCAATTCATCATTAAGATTTGGGGTTTTGTAGATGTTTTAACACACAAATTTGATTACTAAGAAGAATGATTTGAACAACAATGGTGTAAAAAAAAAGTAACCAAAAACTAAACTACGAGTGAAGGCTGTAAAACTGGTTGCAAATCACTACAAATGTCAACAGTAGAATGATTATTATATGTTTTGAACACGGATTTAAGACTAGTTTCAATATGCCCCTCCAGCTTCCACTTGTTCCCCACTCTAGTCTTTCAAAGTCTCATTAATGATCCTCCATCTTTAACCCTGTCACCTACAAAACCATAAATATATTTCAAATATCTCTCTCACTAGAATATATGCTATTCAGTGAGTTTATAACATTATATATTTTAACAAAAAACCTGCATCGCTTGTTGTTGCTTCAGTATTGGCCCTTCTCCTTTTGGGAGCAAATGTAATATGCTGTTCTTCTTGAAATAGAATTGCATCTGGATCAATCCTTCTTTTGTATCCGATAATACGAAGACCTTTCAACAATGAAATGCTATCGGGAAGATGACTTATAGGAGTACTCATTAGATCTAGTGCATACAAACTTTCTAAATCTCCTAGGTTCTCTGGTAGTTTCTCAAGTCCAGAACAATTAGAAAGGTAAAGCTCCTTGAGATGCTTTAGCTTACAAATGCTGGGTGGAACATCTCTTATCTTGGTTGATGTTAGATCTAGTCTATTCAAACTTTCTAAATCTCCTAGGTTCTGCGGTAGTTTCTCAAGTCCAGAACAATTAGAAAGGTAAAGATATTTCAGATGCTTTAGCTTACAGATGCTGGATGGAACATCTCTTATCTTGGTTGATGTTAGATACAGTACATTCAAACTTTCTAAATCTCCTAGGTTCTCTGGTAGTTTCTCAAGTCCAGAACAATTAGAAAGGTAAAGCTCCTTGAGATGCTTTAGCTTACAAATGCTGGGTGGAACATCTCTTATCTTGGTTGATCTTAGATACAGTACATTCAAACTTTCTAAATCTCCTAGGTTCTCTGGTAGTTTCTCAAGTCCAGAACAATTAGAAAGGCCAAGATATTTGAGATGCTTTAGCTTACAGATGCTGGATGGAAAATCTCTTATCTTGGTTGATGTTAGATCTAGTCTATCCAAACTTTCTAAATCTCCTAGGTTCTCTGGTAGTTTCTCAAGACTAGAACAATAAGAAAGGTTAAGAAATTTGAGATGCTTTAGCTTACAGATGCTGGGTGGAATATCTCTTATCTTGGTTGATGTTAGAACTAGTGTATCCAAACTTTCTAAATCTCCTAGGTTCTCTGGTAGTTTCTCAAGACTAGAACAATAAGAAAGGTTAAGAAATTTGAGATGCTTTAGCTTACAGATGCTGGGTGGAATATCTCTTATCTTGGTTGATGTTAGAACTAGTGTATCCAAACTTTCTAAATCTCCTAGGTTCTCTCGTAGTTTCTCAAGACTAGAACAATAAGAAAGGTTAAGAAATTTGAGATGCTTTAGCTTACAGATGCTGGGTGGAATATCTCTTATCTTGGTTGATGTTAGATCTAGTTTGCTCAATGAATCTATTTGACCAACATCCTCTGGTAACTTACAAACTTTACAACTACCTAGAAAGAGAGTTTTAAGATGTTTCAACTTACAAATGCTATCCGGGAGATGTTTAATTTTTGAATGTGATAAATCTAGCTCTTCTAAACACTCCAACTGGCCAATGTCCTCAGGCAATTCCTCTATGCCACAACATACAAGCTTAAGTAATCTTAAATGTTGTAAACTACAGATGCTTCCTGGAAGACTTTTGAGTTTGTCGCAACTTTCGAAGGATAGCATCACAAGTTTATGTAGATTTCCAATTGATGAAGGCAGGTTTTCTATATCATTGTCATCAAAACTAAGCTCTTGCAGATTACTGTTGGAGTGACACAGGATTATATCCTCAAATTCCTTTATATGTAAGCCACTTACATGAAGAAACTCAAGTGATTCCAAATCCTTGATAAACAAAACAGATTTCAACCTCGTACAATGACTGAGGTTTAGGTACGTAAGCCTTTTTAAACATCGAACTGGCACATGAAGTTCTACCAAATCACCACAAAGTGAAAGATCTAACCTCACAAGATTCGGAGTCAACCCAAGGTCAAGGGTCCTCACCTTTGAGGATCTGAGTATAATGGATTTGAGCTTCGTAAGAACCTGATGTCACACCAAAAAAGAATGTAATATACTAATAACTGATCAATAATAAATTAAAATTATTAATCAACCATCCTACCTTTCCCCCAACCCAAAGTTGTTTGATTCTGCTGTCGGACATGTGAAGCTCAACAAGATTATTTGCTTGAAAGGTTTTGGGTAAACACCAATGAGGGTAATAGTTCCACTTCAAGTATCGTAATGAATTTGGGAAGTATTGACTAACTTCATCAATATTCACATGGACATAACGATCTTCATAACTATGATCTACAAAAAGGCATTTGAGTTTCTTCAGATTTCCAAGACCTTTCAAAACAATACCAGGGGTGACGTTTAGACGTATACACCTTGTCGCTTCAGAACCCTATAATTCAAGAATTGTTCATGTCAAAAGTAAAGCAAATTGTGTTTATCTCATCTCTATGTTACAAGTAAACCTCATTCTTACCAAGTCATTATCCAATAGATCTTCAATTTCTTCCTGGATCCATAATCTGCTATGTTTGTAGGGCTCATCTAGGTGCAAACGACGTACGATATTTTTGCCCATTTCTTCAATATGGTCATGCATGCTCAAGCAAGAGCCAAAACCATAATCATGAAAAGTTATTAGAGATCTCTGCTCAAGAACTCTTAAACCAATTCTAGCCTGAAATCCACAACTTTCAAGCATACGTATTGCTTCATTTTTCTTCCACCACTTCAATATGCATGCAACGTCTAGGAATATTTCCTTGTAATCATCCTCCAAACTTTCATAGCATAATTCCAGTTTTTCAAGAGTCTCTTTCAACGGAATTCTTTTGAGTCTTGCTAATGCAGATTCCCATTCAAGCTTGTCTTTACCAAACAGAaatgaacccaaaactttgattgTCAAGGGAAGGCCAACAGCATATTGTACAACTTGTTGTGATTCTTTTTCATACTCTTGAATTGGAAGATCTTTCCCAAATGCGTGCCTACTGAAGAGGCCAATCGCTTCCTCATGTGATAATAGGCTGACATCACGAATCCATTCCACTCTATGTGCTATCAACACTTGCTCGTCTCTTGTTGTTATGATAATTCTACTTCCAGGCTTGAACCAATTAAGATCACCAGCTAATGCCTCAAGCTGCTCTTGATGATCCACATCATCTAAAACCACTAGAACTTTTCTACCACGCAGCTTTGTTTTCAACATGTTTTTGCCGTCATGGACACTACCTACGTTGTTTCCTTGACCATTTAGCAAATCTGAAAGGATCTTTCTTTGCAATGACAACAAACCAGACAACAACGATGCTTTTGAAACTTCCCTGACATTCTCAACAAAGCTTTTAGCTTCAAAGTGAACTGATATTCTATCAAACACAGCTCTCGCTAGTGTAGTCTTACCAGCGCCTCCCATCCCCTTGATCCCTATCATGCGAACATCGTTCGACGTGATATCTAAAGACTTCTCAAGGTCCTTTAGTCGGGGTTCCATGCCTACTAATTTATCATCAAGGTCCACATTAATGGATCGTAACTCAAGTGAAATCCGCTCAATTATTAACTTGATGACTTTGGCTTCATGCCTATGAATTATTGAAGATTCAGTTAGCTAACTCAAGAACCCACACAAAAAATTATATTTCAGGTCAATATACAGAAGTGTAAGACATATAGTAACAATATTCGAGCTTTCCTCGAAATAAGAAAGAAACTAAAAAAGAATGAATATTTCCAGagaaatgataaagaaaattacCCATCAGCAGTGTTCCTTAAATCCCAACCGGACAGATTGGCTGCTTCTTTTAGAGCTACTATCCATTTCCCCATCTCTATATTGGAATGTTTGGCAAGGGCTTCTCCAATTGGCCCACGTTGTTTGCGAACTTCAGAGGGATCCACATCGTAAAAAACAGGGTAAGCAATCTGGTCGTTCGACTTTTGGCATTCCATAATCTTTACAAGTTCGTTTAAGCACCAAGACGAAGATGCATATTTCTTTGAGAAAACTATGATGAACAACTTGGACTCCTCAATAGATTTCAAAAGTTGCTCATTGATGCTTTTTCCTTGTTTAAGTCTCTCATCGTCCTTGAAAGTGTGAATGCCGTGTCGCTGAAGAGCATCATAAAGGTGATCCACAAAGTTCTTACGAGTGTCTTCACCACTGAAACTCAAAAACACATCATACTGATAGCTCCTCTTAACGAATGATGCAGAAGAAGACGACGCCATTGGAGGTATGTTTTGTCGAAGTTGACTGCAAAGAAACACAGATCACACTGTTAAGCCACAAGAGTGTGTCTTATGATAAAGATTAAGCTGGTTATCACACCTTGGAAGTGCTATATATTAACGTCAACATTGAGTCACAAGCATTTCATTATAACTTATAAGCATAATATGGGCCTATATGATATTTTTTTTgtacgacaaatttggatcactgacggaccactagagtatcatcgtgccaccagcggaaccactcgatcatatccatctccactagacaataatgcctatacaccaatttaggaggaaacccaataaatctgggaaaacccccctTTGGGAATCGAActcatgacctaatggtcataagccttattccaccccaagataccactaggctataatgccatgggtggCCTAGATGATATTAAACTGTTCTATAATGTCAGCTTAAGGAACTGGTAATTTACACTTACAAGAATATTTTAGGAATCTAGAATTTATAAGGGGTTTTTATATATTCTTTCTTAAAAAGATTATTAGTTTATTACACTAAGCTAACTGAGGTGGGTTAGATACTTTTACAGTTAACTTTATAGGTTGGTTTTGTTGCAACAAACACCTCACATGTCTGTAATAAGTTATGTAAAAGTTTGACTTTCTCAAAGTCAAACTGCATTTTAGTTTTACATTTAGAATGGCGTGTCTTGGGAGCTAATGATACCCAAATGATGTCTTTGACCGTTTGATGTTTGATATACGACAATATGATATTCAATCAAAGGTTTGATCAGATTTAAAACAAAGATTTGACTTTCTTACACAAGTCAAAATATAGTAATAAACTTAAAACCATGGGGCTTTGATTTCAAATCTTAGACAAACAATGCATCTTATGACTATTTATCAAAAATTGGAACTAAAGTTGACAATTTAACAAATTCTGGTATAACATCTTCTTTACCGTTAGATCAAACCCGATCAACTTCCATCATAGCGATTTAACACTAAAATAAAGATACGAACTAAATAATAGAAACAAACTGGTGACGTTTGAAGCACCATTATCCAAAGTCTGTGGATCGATGGACTTAAAATACAGATAAACCATCACTATTTTAATaatttaaagattaaaaaaataaacaaaacaaaactgaaCTTAAAACAACACCCAGATACTCAGACCAGAAACCTTTGTTTGTTAGTTTCAAGTATGTTGAGTTGAGCTAGTAATTTCCACTTGAAAGTATTATTTAGGAATCCAACATTTATAAggggttttaataaaaacattatcACACAAAGCTAACTGAGTTATAACAAATTGATAATATTTTGAGTGGTTAGATATTTATACAGTTAAACTTACAAGTTGGTTTTATTTCAACAAACACCTCAAATGTCTCTAAAAAGTTATGAAATTCGTCTAATAAGAAAGCAAAGCACAAGAGAAATgcaaaagtttgactttcttAAAGTCAAACCAATCGCACATAGTTACAGAATGGTGATCTTGGGACCTAATGATATGTCTGTCTATATGATTTCAAAATGATGTCTTTGACCGTTTAATGTTTGATATACGACATTCACTCAAGCGTTTGATGAGATTTAGAACCAAGATTTGACTTTCTTAAAAAAGTcaaagggtatgtttggcatggagttTTTAGGAGCTTTTATGAGCTTGTAGCTTTcagcttttaagaaaaaactcattctcaataaaaagtcttgtttggttgaaggagctttaagcctttaggttaggagctttaagcttttggttgaacgctactactagtagcgtttagaaggagctacaagcttttagggaaaaatgactattttaacctctaaaaataaggaactatttaatgcaccaactttctaaaattttagttatgtccattttggtaattttatacattttattaaaagctccagctactgtaccaaacaccaaatatatctaaaaagttacagttactagttactagctaccagctacagctaccagcttccagccaccagctacttttgccaaacatacccaaaATATAGTAATAAATAAAATTCAAACCTTTGACAAACAAAGGAAAGCATGTTATGACCTGCATATATGTCTCAGAAATTGGGTTTAACAATTCACATGGTGTATACATTTATATCAGAAAGAAATTGTGGTACAACATCTTCTTATTTACCCcttagggtataaggagtggttaaacactttaaagtATGTTGAGTTGAGCTAGTAATTTCCACTACATTGAGTCAATAGAAGGAACTAGTAATTTCCACTTGAAAGTATTATTTAGGAATCCAACATT comes from the Helianthus annuus cultivar XRQ/B chromosome 4, HanXRQr2.0-SUNRISE, whole genome shotgun sequence genome and includes:
- the LOC110932935 gene encoding disease resistance protein RPV1; translation: MASSSSASFVKRSYQYDVFLSFSGEDTRKNFVDHLYDALQRHGIHTFKDDERLKQGKSINEQLLKSIEESKLFIIVFSKKYASSSWCLNELVKIMECQKSNDQIAYPVFYDVDPSEVRKQRGPIGEALAKHSNIEMGKWIVALKEAANLSGWDLRNTADGHEAKVIKLIIERISLELRSINVDLDDKLVGMEPRLKDLEKSLDITSNDVRMIGIKGMGGAGKTTLARAVFDRISVHFEAKSFVENVREVSKASLLSGLLSLQRKILSDLLNGQGNNVGSVHDGKNMLKTKLRGRKVLVVLDDVDHQEQLEALAGDLNWFKPGSRIIITTRDEQVLIAHRVEWIRDVSLLSHEEAIGLFSRHAFGKDLPIQEYEKESQQVVQYAVGLPLTIKVLGSFLFGKDKLEWESALARLKRIPLKETLEKLELCYESLEDDYKEIFLDVACILKWWKKNEAIRMLESCGFQARIGLRVLEQRSLITFHDYGFGSCLSMHDHIEEMGKNIVRRLHLDEPYKHSRLWIQEEIEDLLDNDLGSEATRCIRLNVTPGIVLKGLGNLKKLKCLFVDHSYEDRYVHVNIDEVSQYFPNSLRYLKWNYYPHWCLPKTFQANNLVELHMSDSRIKQLWVGGKVLTKLKSIILRSSKVRTLDLGLTPNLVRLDLSLCGDLVELHVPVRCLKRLTYLNLSHCTRLKSVLFIKDLESLEFLHVSGLHIKEFEDIILCHSNSNLQELSFDDNDIENLPSSIGNLHKLVMLSFESCDKLKSLPGSICSLQHLRLLKLVCCGIEELPEDIGQLECLEELDLSHSKIKHLPDSICKLKHLKTLFLGSCKVCKLPEDVGQIDSLSKLDLTSTKIRDIPPSICKLKHLKFLNLSYCSSLEKLRENLGDLESLDTLVLTSTKIRDIPPSICKLKHLKFLNLSYCSSLEKLPENLGDLESLDTLVLTSTKIRDIPPSICKLKHLKFLNLSYCSSLEKLPENLGDLESLDRLDLTSTKIRDFPSSICKLKHLKYLGLSNCSGLEKLPENLGDLESLNVLYLRSTKIRDVPPSICKLKHLKELYLSNCSGLEKLPENLGDLESLNVLYLTSTKIRDVPSSICKLKHLKYLYLSNCSGLEKLPQNLGDLESLNRLDLTSTKIRDVPPSICKLKHLKELYLSNCSGLEKLPENLGDLESLYALDLMSTPISHLPDSISLLKGLRIIGYKRRIDPDAILFQEEQHITFAPKRRRANTEATTSDAGFLLKYIML
- the LOC110932936 gene encoding probable CCR4-associated factor 1 homolog 7; translated protein: YKFCIWQFNFREFNVNDDVFANDSVELLKQSGIDFKKNNENGIDARRFGELLISSGIVLNDSVYWVTFHSGYDFGYLLKVLTCQNLPDTQSGFFSLINMYFPTIFDIKHLMKFCNSLHGGLNKLAELLEVERIGVCHQAGSDSLLTACTFRKLKDNFFSGSLEKYAGVLYGLGVDN